The proteins below come from a single Fodinicola acaciae genomic window:
- a CDS encoding carbohydrate ABC transporter permease produces MSAPTVAAPRRAGHRAGKTAGQPKKKPIRPARIALHAFLILVTVSFLFPLLLAFYTSFRTHGDTDLHGYFSLPEALTLDNYVNAFVNGNMPLYFGNTILITIPAIVLILGLSSMVAFGLARFRLPGRKVLLVVFVAGNLLPPQIMLTPLYRIYNLIPLPEWMSDSQVLYDSYWGVIAIHVAFQIGFCTFVLTNYMEVLPKELTESALVDGAGAWRQFTSIIMPLCRPPLAALATLEFTWIYNDFLWALVLMSSGDKRPITSALNNLKGEFFVDNNLLAAGSLIIALPTMIVYFALQKQFISGLTLGANKG; encoded by the coding sequence GTGAGCGCGCCGACCGTCGCCGCGCCACGCAGGGCCGGCCACCGGGCGGGAAAGACCGCAGGACAGCCGAAGAAAAAGCCGATCAGGCCGGCCAGGATCGCGCTGCACGCGTTTCTGATCCTGGTCACCGTGTCGTTTCTTTTCCCGCTGCTGCTGGCCTTCTACACGTCTTTCCGTACGCACGGCGACACCGACCTGCACGGCTATTTCTCGTTGCCGGAGGCGTTGACGCTCGACAACTACGTCAACGCCTTCGTCAACGGCAACATGCCGTTGTATTTCGGCAACACCATCCTGATCACGATCCCGGCGATCGTGCTGATCCTCGGCCTGTCCTCGATGGTGGCCTTCGGGCTGGCGCGGTTCCGGTTGCCCGGCCGCAAGGTGTTGCTGGTGGTTTTCGTGGCCGGCAACCTGTTGCCGCCGCAGATCATGCTGACGCCGCTCTACCGGATCTACAACCTGATCCCGCTGCCGGAGTGGATGAGCGACTCCCAGGTGCTCTACGACTCCTACTGGGGTGTCATCGCGATCCACGTGGCCTTCCAGATCGGTTTCTGTACGTTCGTACTGACCAACTACATGGAAGTGCTGCCGAAGGAGCTCACCGAGTCGGCGCTGGTCGACGGCGCCGGCGCGTGGCGGCAGTTCACCTCGATCATCATGCCGTTGTGCCGGCCGCCGCTCGCGGCGCTGGCGACGCTGGAGTTCACCTGGATCTACAACGACTTCCTGTGGGCCCTGGTGCTGATGAGCAGCGGTGACAAGAGACCCATCACCTCGGCGCTGAACAACCTCAAAGGCGAGTTCTTCGTCGACAACAACCTGCTCGCGGCCGGGTCGCTGATCATCGCGCTGCCGACCATGATCGTGTATTTCGCACTGCAGAAGCAGTTCATCAGCGGACTCACCCTGGGAGCCAACAAAGGATGA
- a CDS encoding carbohydrate ABC transporter permease — protein sequence MVSTTAEADGRKAVRSTARSKVRRWSRRDTIVVGFMLGIPTILNLAFVWLPALTSVGLSLTSWDGIGLDQIKWVGLKNYTEIFTIYPPFWPALEHNVLWLVFFVLIPTPIGLLLAVMLDRQIRGSRFYQGAIYLPVVLSLAIVGFIWQLIYSNDQGILNEFLKGVGLNPVNWLGDSHVNLWAVLVAASWRHVGYMMILYLAGLKGVDPSLKEAAAIDGANEWQTFVRVVFPSLRPVNIVVVVITVIESLRAFDLVYIINGGFNGLELLSALVTQNIIGEASRIGYGSAIAVIMMLISTVFIVIYVTRIMKEETQ from the coding sequence GTGGTATCGACAACCGCCGAGGCGGACGGTCGCAAGGCCGTCCGCTCGACGGCGCGCTCGAAGGTGCGGCGCTGGAGCCGGCGCGACACGATCGTCGTCGGTTTCATGCTCGGCATTCCGACGATTCTCAACCTCGCGTTCGTCTGGCTTCCGGCGCTCACCTCGGTCGGGCTTTCGCTGACGTCGTGGGACGGCATCGGCCTCGACCAGATCAAGTGGGTCGGCCTGAAGAACTACACCGAGATCTTCACGATCTATCCGCCGTTCTGGCCGGCGCTGGAGCACAACGTGCTCTGGCTGGTGTTCTTCGTGCTGATCCCGACGCCCATCGGCCTGCTGCTGGCGGTCATGCTCGACCGGCAGATCCGCGGCAGCCGGTTCTACCAGGGCGCGATCTATCTTCCGGTCGTGCTGTCGCTGGCCATCGTCGGCTTCATCTGGCAGCTGATCTACTCCAACGACCAGGGGATTCTCAACGAGTTCCTGAAAGGCGTCGGCCTCAACCCGGTCAACTGGCTCGGCGACTCGCACGTCAACCTGTGGGCCGTGCTGGTCGCGGCCAGCTGGCGGCACGTCGGCTACATGATGATTCTCTATCTGGCCGGCCTCAAAGGCGTCGATCCGTCGCTGAAGGAGGCCGCCGCGATCGACGGTGCCAACGAGTGGCAGACGTTCGTACGCGTCGTCTTTCCGTCGCTGCGGCCGGTGAACATCGTCGTCGTGGTGATCACCGTGATCGAGTCGTTGCGCGCCTTCGACCTCGTCTACATCATCAACGGCGGATTCAACGGCCTGGAGCTGCTGTCCGCACTGGTGACGCAGAACATCATCGGTGAGGCCAGCCGGATCGGCTATGGCTCGGCGATCGCGGTGATCATGATGCTGATCTCCACGGTGTTCATCGTCATCTACGTCACCAGGATCATGAAAGAGGAGACACAGTGA
- a CDS encoding ABC transporter substrate-binding protein, which yields MSLQEPRIGGVSRRKLLAGSLGVGGALALGGGLAGCGGGSGSGSKTITLGSSASDAVPKKATAAIMADFGKKNGYTVKINTVDHNTFQEQINNYLQGRPDDVMTWFAGYRMRFFAKKGLLGDISDVWSQVGGQFSDAMKKASTGEDGKQYFIPLDNYAWAIFYRKSVFQQHGYQIPKTWDQYVALSKQMQKDNLPVAFADQDGWPAFGTFDYLNMRINGYQFHIDLMGGKQAWDGPKVAKVFDTWKQILPYYQTGALGRTWQEAAQALLQKKAGMYLLGGFVAQQFTNKADLDDLDFFPFPEIDSTVGTDAVEAPIDGYMMAKRPKNEDGAKKLLTYLSSAAAEENYLKIDSSNIAVNKGASTASYNPLQKKQQELIAAAKSISQFLDRDADPTFASTVAIPSFQEFLKNPNNIASTLKKMEQQKKSIYSE from the coding sequence ATGTCCCTGCAGGAGCCACGAATCGGTGGGGTGAGTCGCCGGAAGCTGCTGGCCGGCAGCCTCGGCGTCGGTGGTGCGCTCGCGCTCGGTGGCGGTCTGGCCGGCTGCGGTGGCGGCTCCGGCTCCGGAAGCAAGACGATCACGCTGGGGTCGAGTGCTTCCGACGCCGTACCGAAAAAGGCCACCGCGGCGATCATGGCCGACTTCGGCAAGAAGAACGGCTACACGGTCAAGATCAACACCGTCGACCACAACACTTTCCAAGAACAGATCAACAACTACCTGCAGGGCCGGCCGGACGACGTGATGACCTGGTTCGCCGGCTACCGGATGCGGTTCTTCGCCAAGAAGGGCCTGCTCGGCGACATATCCGACGTGTGGAGCCAGGTCGGCGGCCAGTTCAGCGACGCGATGAAGAAGGCCTCCACCGGCGAGGACGGCAAGCAGTATTTCATTCCGCTGGACAACTACGCGTGGGCGATCTTCTATCGCAAGAGCGTTTTCCAGCAGCACGGCTATCAGATCCCCAAGACCTGGGACCAGTACGTCGCGTTGTCCAAGCAGATGCAGAAGGACAACCTGCCGGTCGCGTTCGCCGACCAGGACGGCTGGCCGGCGTTCGGCACGTTCGACTACCTGAACATGCGGATCAACGGCTACCAGTTCCACATCGACCTGATGGGTGGAAAACAGGCCTGGGACGGCCCGAAGGTCGCGAAGGTTTTCGACACCTGGAAGCAGATTCTGCCGTACTACCAGACCGGTGCGCTCGGCCGCACCTGGCAGGAGGCGGCGCAGGCCTTGCTGCAGAAGAAGGCCGGCATGTATCTGCTCGGCGGGTTCGTCGCGCAGCAGTTCACCAACAAGGCCGACCTGGACGACCTGGACTTCTTCCCGTTCCCGGAGATCGACTCGACGGTCGGCACCGACGCGGTCGAGGCGCCGATCGACGGTTACATGATGGCGAAGCGGCCGAAGAACGAGGACGGCGCCAAGAAGCTGCTGACCTATCTTTCCAGCGCCGCGGCCGAGGAAAACTACCTGAAGATCGACTCCAGCAACATCGCGGTCAACAAGGGAGCCTCGACCGCGTCGTACAACCCGCTGCAGAAAAAGCAGCAGGAGCTGATCGCCGCCGCGAAGTCGATCTCGCAGTTCCTCGACCGGGACGCCGACCCGACCTTCGCCTCGACGGTGGCGATCCCGAGCTTCCAGGAGTTCCTCAAGAACCCCAACAACATCGCCTCGACCCTGAAGAAGATGGAGCAGCAGAAGAAGTCCATCTACAGCGAGTAA